In Corynebacterium guangdongense, one DNA window encodes the following:
- a CDS encoding multidrug ABC transporter permease produces MFHHTLLSEWTKLRTTASFWWTTGLVLLVSIGWAGLLATFTPDGPGAFMTPDLAHSGFLVFGVPVIMIQAIMVVTTEYRYGLPAANFLATPRRWQVALAKVVLYAVIAALLTLVCLTTSYWLSDLLAPASVSEWYRPFETDAARRYLWAYPTFMAVLVVFCQGLGLLLRQTAGTVALALIWYLGLEQAVRLIPRVGERILRYLPFENLNAVLVNMPVRGTEWDVWVSALIFLAWAVVAWVAGVVVLQRRDA; encoded by the coding sequence ATGTTCCACCACACCCTCCTGTCCGAATGGACGAAACTACGCACCACCGCCTCCTTCTGGTGGACCACCGGGCTCGTCCTCCTCGTCTCGATCGGCTGGGCCGGCCTCCTGGCCACCTTCACCCCGGACGGCCCCGGCGCCTTCATGACCCCCGACCTCGCCCACAGCGGCTTCCTCGTCTTCGGCGTCCCCGTCATCATGATCCAGGCAATCATGGTCGTGACCACGGAATACCGCTACGGGCTGCCCGCCGCCAACTTCCTCGCCACACCCCGCCGCTGGCAGGTCGCACTGGCCAAGGTCGTGCTCTACGCGGTGATCGCCGCCCTCCTCACCCTCGTCTGCCTGACGACGTCCTACTGGCTCTCCGACCTGCTCGCCCCGGCCTCGGTCTCCGAGTGGTACCGGCCCTTCGAAACCGACGCCGCCCGGCGCTACCTCTGGGCCTACCCGACGTTCATGGCCGTGCTGGTCGTGTTCTGCCAGGGCCTCGGCCTGCTGCTGCGCCAGACCGCGGGCACCGTCGCGCTCGCCCTGATCTGGTACCTGGGGCTGGAGCAGGCGGTCCGGCTCATCCCGCGCGTCGGCGAACGGATCCTGCGCTACCTGCCCTTCGAGAACCTCAACGCCGTCCTCGTCAACATGCCGGTGCGTGGCACCGAGTGGGACGTGTGGGTCTCCGCGCTCATCTTCCTCGCCTGGGCGGTGGTGGCCTGGGTCGCCGGCGTCGTCGTGCTGCAGCGCCGCGACGCGTAG